A genomic stretch from Edaphobacter aggregans includes:
- the purS gene encoding phosphoribosylformylglycinamidine synthase subunit PurS has protein sequence MKAHVYVTLKRTVLDAQGQTVADALRRMQYQGIADVRQGKYFLLTLDDGIEAGAAKAEVDRIAREVLTNPVIEDFTFRLED, from the coding sequence ATGAAGGCTCATGTCTATGTCACGCTGAAACGAACCGTGCTGGATGCTCAAGGGCAGACAGTGGCTGATGCGCTGCGGCGCATGCAATATCAAGGCATTGCCGATGTGCGGCAGGGGAAGTATTTCCTGCTGACGCTGGACGATGGCATAGAGGCTGGCGCGGCCAAAGCCGAGGTCGACCGCATCGCGCGCGAGGTCTTGACGAATCCGGTAATCGAAGACTTTACGTTCCGACTGGAAGACTAG
- the hemH gene encoding ferrochelatase — protein sequence MSFAVLLLAHGTPNVLGEMAEYLGKVTGGRALPDEVVKELQHRYAQIGLGETPGAEPPPLTKWTVAQGRLLQERLGGTRVYVAMRNWHPYIADVIAQMRTDGVTRIKAICLAPQNSRTSVGLYRRAVMEAAGGLEVDFVAGWAEEPSLIRAFAEKLLPVWTEASAELGRRIPVLFTAHSVPCRTIMTGEASIAGARPGTPMQMTPDPYPVEAKRTAELVADRLAGAGLSDGDWYFAFQSQGVSGGPWIGPTVEESLKAIRDEGHGGVVIQPVGFVCDHVEVLYDIDIAFREIARELGLKLWRAESLNDSPVLTDALVAIAFQRA from the coding sequence ATGAGCTTTGCTGTACTGCTTCTGGCGCACGGGACTCCTAATGTGCTCGGCGAGATGGCTGAGTATCTTGGCAAGGTTACGGGTGGACGGGCTCTTCCGGATGAGGTCGTCAAGGAGCTGCAACATCGGTATGCGCAGATCGGGCTTGGCGAGACGCCTGGTGCTGAGCCTCCGCCGCTGACGAAGTGGACGGTGGCGCAGGGACGTTTGTTGCAGGAGCGACTTGGCGGTACGCGGGTTTACGTTGCTATGCGTAACTGGCATCCGTATATCGCTGATGTGATTGCGCAGATGCGGACGGATGGCGTGACTCGGATCAAGGCGATTTGTTTGGCTCCGCAGAACTCACGCACGAGCGTTGGGCTGTATCGGCGTGCGGTGATGGAGGCGGCTGGGGGCCTTGAGGTTGATTTTGTTGCGGGATGGGCGGAAGAGCCTTCTTTGATTCGGGCCTTCGCGGAGAAGCTGTTGCCTGTGTGGACGGAGGCTTCTGCGGAGTTGGGGCGGCGGATTCCTGTGCTGTTTACCGCGCATAGCGTTCCTTGCCGGACGATCATGACGGGTGAGGCTTCGATCGCGGGGGCGCGGCCGGGGACTCCGATGCAGATGACTCCTGATCCTTATCCTGTTGAGGCTAAGCGGACGGCGGAGTTGGTGGCTGATCGGTTGGCTGGCGCTGGCTTAAGTGATGGTGACTGGTATTTTGCTTTTCAGAGCCAGGGGGTTAGTGGTGGTCCCTGGATTGGGCCTACGGTGGAGGAGAGTCTGAAGGCCATCCGGGACGAGGGGCACGGTGGGGTTGTGATTCAGCCGGTCGGGTTCGTCTGCGACCATGTCGAGGTGCTTTACGACATCGATATCGCTTTTCGGGAGATAGCGCGGGAGCTTGGATTGAAGCTTTGGCGGGCTGAGAGCCTGAATGATTCGCCCGTCCTGACTGACGCGCTTGTGGCGATCGCTTTTCAGCGCGCTTGA
- a CDS encoding carboxymuconolactone decarboxylase family protein, protein MQSRLKNPAMLHPDAMQALLALISAVEKSGLSSTIRGLVHLRASQVNGCSVCVDLGWRQLKKAGETDERLFAVSAWRDAPYFTDSERAALALAEAATRVADRSDPVPDELWNEVTRHFDERELAALTFSIALTNAMNRLNITTRQVAGEWLKSDAGKQRMGDHAMAR, encoded by the coding sequence ATGCAATCACGATTAAAGAATCCCGCAATGCTGCATCCCGACGCCATGCAGGCGCTCCTTGCGCTGATTTCAGCCGTAGAGAAAAGTGGCCTGTCCTCAACGATCCGCGGTCTGGTCCATCTGCGTGCGAGTCAAGTGAACGGCTGTAGCGTGTGTGTGGACCTGGGCTGGCGTCAACTCAAAAAGGCTGGCGAAACAGACGAGCGGCTCTTTGCCGTTTCTGCGTGGCGCGACGCCCCGTATTTCACCGATTCGGAACGCGCGGCGCTGGCGCTGGCCGAAGCCGCCACTCGAGTCGCTGACCGGTCTGATCCAGTGCCAGATGAACTGTGGAATGAGGTTACTCGGCATTTCGACGAGCGCGAATTGGCCGCTCTGACGTTCTCGATCGCGCTCACGAATGCAATGAACCGGCTGAACATTACGACCCGCCAGGTGGCCGGTGAATGGTTAAAATCTGACGCGGGAAAGCAACGGATGGGCGACCACGCCATGGCACGCTAA
- the hemE gene encoding uroporphyrinogen decarboxylase: MKNFLSEASPEFAAAGTEARGSRFVRACLRLPVDRTPIWLLRQAGRYMPEYMAVRKHHSLLDICRTPEIAAEVTITAAERLGVDAAIIFADLLLPFTPMGLDFEFLAGEGPVVHSPIRTAEQIHALRTDRVDELSYVGRAIEKVAAHFSGPRADGDQLGIIGFCGAPFTLASYMIEGGSSRNYIETKKLMYSDNAAWSLLMEKLVTVLVGFAQQQVEAGADVIQIFDSWVGALSVTDYRQYCLAPTTELIKRVQALGVPVIYFGVDTASLLPAMRETGADVVGLDWRVPLDVGWKAVGEGCGVQGNLDPIALFAPHDVLEARVREILAAAGGRPGHIFNLGHGIVPGTPVESVIKVVEWVKEYGTQ; the protein is encoded by the coding sequence ATGAAGAACTTTTTAAGCGAAGCATCCCCTGAATTTGCGGCCGCCGGCACTGAGGCGCGCGGTAGCCGCTTTGTGCGCGCCTGTCTGCGGCTGCCTGTTGACCGTACACCGATCTGGCTTCTGCGGCAGGCCGGGCGCTATATGCCAGAGTACATGGCCGTGCGTAAGCATCACTCCCTGTTGGACATCTGCCGGACGCCGGAGATCGCGGCTGAGGTGACCATTACTGCGGCGGAGCGGCTGGGCGTCGATGCGGCCATTATCTTTGCTGACTTGCTGCTTCCGTTTACGCCGATGGGGCTCGACTTTGAGTTTCTTGCGGGTGAGGGGCCTGTGGTGCACTCGCCTATTCGCACTGCGGAACAGATTCATGCCCTTCGTACGGATCGCGTGGATGAGCTCAGTTATGTTGGGCGCGCCATTGAGAAGGTTGCGGCACACTTCTCAGGCCCTCGGGCTGATGGCGATCAGCTTGGCATTATCGGTTTTTGCGGCGCGCCATTTACGCTGGCCAGCTACATGATTGAGGGTGGCTCGTCGCGTAACTACATCGAGACCAAGAAGCTGATGTATAGCGATAATGCCGCGTGGTCGCTGTTGATGGAGAAGCTTGTCACGGTGCTTGTGGGCTTTGCGCAGCAGCAGGTTGAGGCTGGGGCCGACGTGATTCAGATCTTCGATAGCTGGGTAGGTGCGCTGAGTGTGACGGACTATCGTCAGTACTGTCTCGCGCCGACGACGGAGCTGATCAAGCGGGTTCAGGCGTTGGGTGTGCCTGTGATTTATTTTGGTGTCGATACGGCTTCCCTGCTTCCGGCTATGCGCGAGACTGGCGCCGATGTGGTTGGACTTGATTGGCGCGTTCCGCTCGATGTGGGCTGGAAGGCGGTGGGCGAGGGGTGTGGCGTGCAGGGCAATCTTGATCCGATTGCTTTGTTTGCGCCTCACGATGTGTTGGAGGCGCGGGTGCGCGAGATTCTTGCCGCTGCTGGTGGGCGGCCGGGGCATATCTTCAACCTTGGGCATGGAATTGTTCCGGGGACGCCGGTTGAGAGCGTCATCAAGGTGGTGGAGTGGGTGAAGGAGTACGGCACGCAATGA
- a CDS encoding inorganic diphosphatase produces MPNYLELPVGANSPEVINAVIEIPHEGINKYEYDKELHIFRLDRNLYSPVHYPGDYGFIPSTLGDDGDPLDVLVLVDAPSFPGCVMEVRPIGLLEMLDQGLGDEKVLAVGKGNPRYKDVWNFSEIYPHMLKEITHFFAIYKDLEGKRVEVKGWRDAAFARAKVLEAQQRFIENKANPLPKPVPKK; encoded by the coding sequence ATGCCGAACTATCTTGAGTTACCCGTCGGGGCCAACTCCCCTGAGGTAATCAACGCCGTCATCGAGATCCCCCACGAGGGCATCAACAAGTACGAGTACGACAAGGAACTCCACATCTTCCGGCTCGACCGCAATCTTTACTCGCCCGTTCACTATCCCGGCGACTACGGATTCATCCCGAGCACACTGGGCGACGACGGCGACCCGCTCGATGTGCTGGTGCTCGTCGACGCGCCAAGTTTTCCCGGCTGCGTCATGGAGGTTCGCCCCATCGGCCTGCTCGAGATGCTGGACCAGGGCTTGGGCGACGAAAAAGTCCTCGCCGTCGGCAAGGGCAACCCGCGCTACAAAGACGTGTGGAACTTCTCCGAGATCTACCCCCACATGCTCAAGGAGATCACGCACTTCTTCGCCATCTACAAGGACCTCGAAGGTAAACGCGTCGAAGTAAAGGGCTGGCGCGACGCCGCCTTCGCCCGCGCCAAAGTCCTCGAAGCGCAGCAGCGCTTCATCGAAAACAAGGCCAACCCACTTCCCAAACCAGTTCCCAAGAAATAA
- a CDS encoding GGDEF domain-containing protein, giving the protein MNYQLLPDLAAMATLLTILYFLRRRHPQERVGLWLVGLLFIFLEAIAHALYTPTGPRHIPSHIVALDAYLAAGIIFLWAAAQPLYPRTSTLRYLLINTLPLAAVLTVYGLDVRRPGIYLIFVACGLILGVISPFILNRTWRLGKAWWLVLVQLAIWIPAWFFASNGQYRDAAYYPLFLLYLCIAVVFQLSLPRKSLGKVAIVAGFVVWSLVFLLHSWVSNHPQFTPVAAEIWDWQKFLVTIGMLLVMLEQQVASNEWYALHDQLTGLPNRRLFEDRLTAALFTAQRNRTRAAVLMIDLNGFKQINDSLGHEVGDKLLQHVARNLRHSIRMPDTLARLGGDEFIIIATDLPSDLPPSLIADRSLDRISHALRKPFAVAGNTLAVTGSVGVAIYPDDTTDEILLRRLADGRMYEQKRKIHAEPSASEPLAFQAR; this is encoded by the coding sequence ATGAACTACCAGCTCCTGCCCGATCTGGCCGCCATGGCCACGCTCCTGACCATCCTCTACTTCCTGCGCCGTCGCCACCCGCAGGAGCGCGTAGGACTGTGGCTCGTCGGCCTCCTCTTCATCTTTCTCGAGGCCATCGCCCATGCCCTCTACACGCCCACCGGCCCTCGCCACATCCCCTCGCACATCGTCGCACTGGACGCCTACCTCGCCGCCGGAATCATCTTTCTTTGGGCAGCCGCGCAGCCCCTCTACCCCCGCACCAGCACCCTGCGCTATCTCCTCATCAACACCCTGCCGCTGGCCGCCGTTCTCACCGTCTATGGCCTCGATGTCCGCCGCCCCGGCATCTACCTTATCTTCGTCGCCTGCGGCCTCATCCTCGGCGTCATCAGCCCCTTCATACTCAATCGAACCTGGAGACTGGGCAAAGCCTGGTGGCTCGTCCTGGTCCAGCTCGCGATCTGGATCCCGGCCTGGTTCTTCGCCTCGAACGGCCAATACCGTGACGCCGCTTACTACCCTCTCTTCCTTCTCTATCTCTGCATCGCAGTTGTCTTCCAGCTCAGCCTCCCTCGCAAGAGTCTCGGCAAAGTCGCCATCGTCGCAGGATTCGTAGTCTGGTCCCTCGTCTTCCTCCTGCACTCCTGGGTCAGCAATCACCCGCAATTCACGCCCGTTGCCGCAGAGATCTGGGACTGGCAAAAATTCCTCGTCACCATCGGCATGCTTCTCGTCATGCTCGAGCAGCAGGTCGCAAGCAACGAGTGGTATGCCCTCCACGATCAGCTCACCGGTCTTCCCAACCGTCGCCTCTTCGAGGACCGCCTCACCGCCGCCCTCTTTACCGCCCAGCGCAACCGCACCCGCGCCGCTGTCCTGATGATCGACCTCAACGGCTTCAAGCAGATCAACGACTCACTCGGCCACGAGGTCGGCGACAAACTCCTCCAGCACGTCGCCCGTAACCTCCGTCACTCCATCCGCATGCCCGACACCCTCGCCCGCCTCGGCGGCGACGAATTCATCATCATCGCCACCGATCTCCCGTCCGACCTGCCTCCCAGCCTCATCGCCGACCGCAGCCTCGACCGCATCAGCCACGCCCTACGCAAGCCGTTTGCAGTCGCCGGCAACACCCTTGCCGTCACTGGCAGCGTAGGCGTAGCCATCTATCCCGACGACACTACCGACGAAATCCTTCTCCGCCGCCTCGCCGACGGACGCATGTACGAGCAAAAGCGCAAAATCCACGCCGAACCGTCAGCATCAGAGCCCTTGGCTTTTCAAGCGCGCTGA